A region of Anolis carolinensis isolate JA03-04 unplaced genomic scaffold, rAnoCar3.1.pri scaffold_7, whole genome shotgun sequence DNA encodes the following proteins:
- the LOC134293199 gene encoding uncharacterized protein LOC134293199, producing the protein MFMFPTVKVPGDTTKSLVCSFRSGCGELTLSQEYGHHPAVAVRCNMQVEDEELLGAGGGRSERATPETDAEFHQLAALASSTAYAQPNGVTQRRGVVRGDSTGGEEGSPSPGPQKMVFLEERMSAMETTLAVMSRAMERLAVLAEPERGRELRASSMWDVSMGSSQGFADLPAPKGREMRKEPGARPKIQTSLTRVEESDDEGEKPPRIPATLPTETLVPLANAGRGTGQREAAAGPTGPQGGLRRAEDWGLPPQGPLPRREELRIEFGGESSELDFFLTTVRGYMEDNAHTFRTESSRVRAIGAVLKRGAASWYVQLHARRDPCLGSLRRFMGALETRFRDPLEQIRAREELKTVSQGQRSVSEYAEEFQCLAEKVPEWSAVTKIELFKEGLRREILSWAVHRDEPDTLRGWIQLAGRIETSLAQARRHRGGLQQRPQMKEGSRKEGSTPAGRRTEPTGNVSTSRRGCFVCGRLGHRAAECWQRKGEGGGPPKPRAVAGKRAEGELPMRHHSGGLDEGEEDAMSEPCY; encoded by the coding sequence atgttcatgtttcctacagtaaaagttcctggtgataccacaaagagtctcgtgtgttcattcaggagcggctgtggtgagctgacactaagccaagaatacggacaccatcccgctgtagcggtgaggtgtaacatgcaagtggaggatgaagagctcttgggcgccggaggaggaaggtcggaaagggccactcccgagacggacgctgagttccaccagctggcggccctggcgtcatccaccgcttatgcccagccaaatggggtaacccagaggcgcggagtggtgcggggagatagcaccggaggagaggaaggttcaccttccccaggcccgcaaaagatggtgtttctggaggagaggatgtcggcgatggagaccaccctggcagtgatgtcgagggcgatggagcgcctggcggttttggcggagccggagcgaggaagggaactccgggctagctcaatgtgggacgtgagcatgggaagcagccagggctttgcagacctcccagcaccgaagggaagggaaatgcgaaaggagcccggtgcccggcccaagatccaaacgagcctgacgcgggtggaggagagtgacgacgaaggggaaaagcctccgagaatcccggctacgctcccaactgagaccctggtgcccctggcgaatgccgggcgtggcacaggacaaagggaagcagcagcggggcccactggcccgcaagggggcttgcgacgggcggaggattggggattgccaccacagggacccctaccgagacgagaggaactaaggatcgagtttgggggagagtcctctgaactggattttttcctgaccacggtgaggggctatatggaggacaatgcccacacttttagaacggaatccagccgggtacgggccattggtgcagtgttgaagaggggagcggccagctggtacgttcaactacacgcgcggcgcgacccgtgtctggggtcactccgacgctttatgggggccctggagacccgtttccgagatccactggagcagatccgggcgagggaggagttgaagaccgtctcccaggggcagaggtcggtatctgagtatgcggaggagttccaatgcctcgctgaaaaggtgccggaatggtctgcagtgacaaagatagaactcttcaaagaggggctcaggcgggagatcctctcctgggcggtgcatcgtgatgagcctgacacactgcgcggatggattcagctggcggggcgcatcgagacatcgctggcccaggcgaggaggcaccgaggagggctacagcagcggccgcagatgaaagaggggagccggaaggagggatcaaccccagccgggaggagaacggagccgacagggaacgtgagcaccagcaggaggggctgcttcgtgtgcggccgtttgggccacagggctgccgagtgctggcagagaaaaggggaaggcggaggcccgcccaaaccaagagccgttgcagggaaacgcgccgagggaGAActaccgatgaggcaccactcgggggggttg